The following proteins are encoded in a genomic region of Agelaius phoeniceus isolate bAgePho1 chromosome 17, bAgePho1.hap1, whole genome shotgun sequence:
- the MOCS3 gene encoding adenylyltransferase and sulfurtransferase MOCS3, with protein sequence MAGAAAARLRAEIRRRERELRGLRERLAAELARGDTAEQEEDGERERDEAACGARQPSAAEPARGDAGDAEDEDGARGLRERLAAELARGDSGDADEEDEDDEDEDEDGALGFPAELPPLPARSALSAAEILRYSRQLVLPELGVRGQLRLARSSVLVVGCGGLGCPLAQYLAAAGVGRLGLVDHDVVETSNLQRQVLHGEARRGRPKARSAAAALRRLNSAVQYVPYRGALRPRSALRLVRQYDIVADCSDNVPTRYLVSDACVLAGKPLVSGSALRLEGQLAVYNHRGGPCYRCLFPRPPPPDTVTNCADGGVLGAVTGIIGCLQALEVLKIASGMGSSFSGYMLMFDALEGRFRNIKLRPRRADCAVCGDSPSITCLQDYEAFCGSCATDKCRALQLLPGADRVSVQQYKALLDARAPHVLLDVRPPVEAEICRLPHALHIPLRRLQDRDPASLQRLQQRICEEKQRSDDQTPLPVYVVCKLGNDSQKAVKILQELPAEEFGSVLAKDIKGGLMAWATKIDSTFPQY encoded by the coding sequence ATGGcgggggcagcggcggcgcGGCTGCGGGCCGAGATCCGCCGGCGGGAGCGCGAGCTGCGCGGGCTGCGGGAGCGCCTGGCGGCCGAGCTGGCGCGGGGGGACACGGCCGAGCAGGAGGAGGACGGAGAGCGGGAGCGGGACGAGGCAGCCTGCGGGGCGCGGCAGCCCTCGGCGGCCGAGCCGGCGCGGGGGGACGCGGGGGATGccgaggatgaggatggagccCGCGGGCTGCGGGAGCGCCTGGCGGCCGAGCTGGCGCGGGGGGACTCGGGGGATGccgatgaggaggatgaggacgACGAGGacgaggatgaggatggagccCTCGGCTTCCCCGCGgagctgccgccgctgccggcgcgGTCGGCGCTGAGCGCGGCCGAGATCCTGCGGTACAGCCGGCAGCTGGTGCTGCCCGAGCTGGGCGTGCGGGGGCAGCTGCGCCTGGCGCGGAGCTCCGTGCTCGTggtgggctgcggcgggctgggCTGTCCGCTGGCGCAGTACCTGGCGGCGGCCGGCGTGGGCCGCCTGGGGCTGGTGGATCACGACGTGGTGGAGACGAGCAACCTGCAGCGGCAGGTGCTGCACGGCGAGGCGCGGCGCGGGCGGCCCAAGGCGCGCTCGGCGGCCGCGGCGCTGCGGCGGCTGAACTCGGCCGTGCAGTACGTGCCGTACCGCGGGGCGCTGCGGCCGCGCTCCGCGCTGCGCCTCGTGCGCCAGTACGACATCGTGGCCGACTGCTCCGACAACGTCCCCACCCGCTACCTGGTGAGCGACGCCTGCGTGCTGGCCGGCAAGCCGCTGGTGTCCGGCAGCGCGCTGCGCCTCGAGGGGCAGCTGGCCGTGTACAACCACCGCGGCGGGCCCTGCTACCGCTGCCTGTtcccccggccgccgccgcccgacACCGTCACCAACTGCGCCGACGGCGGCGTGCTCGGCGCGGTCACCGGCATCATCGGCTGCTTGCAGGCGCTGGAGGTGCTGAAGATCGCCTCGGGCATGGGCTCCTCCTTCAGCGGCTACATGCTGATGTTCGACGCCCTCGAGGGCAGGTTCCGCAACATCAAGCTGCGGCCGAGGAGAGCGGACTGCGCCGTGTgcggggacagccccagcatcACCTGCCTGCAGGATTACGAGGCGTTCTGCGGCTCCTGTGCCACGGACAAGTGCcgggccctgcagctgctgcccggCGCGGACAGGGTCTCCGTGCAGCAGTACAAGGCGCTGCTGGACGCGCGGGCCCCGCACGTGCTGCTGGACGTGCGGCCGCCGGTGGAGGCCGAGATCTGCCGCCTGCCGCACGCCCTGCACATCCCGCTCCGCCgcctgcaggacagggaccCGGCGTCTCTGCAGCGACTACAGCAAAGGATCTGcgaagaaaagcagagaagcGATGACCAAACCCCTCTCCCTGTATATGTTGTGTGCAAGTTAGGAAATGATTCCCAGAAGGCTGTAAAAATTCTGCAGGAGTTACCTGCCGAAGAATTCGGTTCTGTGTTAGCTAAGGATATCAAAGGGGGGCTCATGGCTTGGGCCACTAAAATCGACTCAACCTTTCCTCAGTACTAG
- the KCNG1 gene encoding voltage-gated potassium channel regulatory subunit KCNG1, with the protein MTLMPGENSDYDYSALSCTSDASFNHTFFPESETLKGVFYQRARLIHPQEDLLKGFHPDDRKRHIIINVGGIKYLLPWTTLDEFPLTRLGQLKFCTNFDDILNICDDYDVTCNEFFFDRNPGAFRTILTFLRVGKLRLLREMCALSFQEELLYWGIEEDNLDWCCKRRYLQKMEELTEISEREDDLLENETTGETVEETKISLCMKKLQDMVERPQSGLPGKVFACLSVLFVTITAVNLSISTMPDLREEEEKGECSQMCYNIFIVESVCVAWFSLEFLLRFIQARSKFAFLRRPLTLIDIIAILPYYITLLVDTGSEGSKKPSSGNIYLDKVGLVLRILRALRILYVMRLARHSLGLQTLGLTARRCTREFGLLLLFLCVAIALFAPLLYVIENEMADSQEFTSIPACYWWAVITMTTVGYGDMVPRSIPGQVVALSSILSGILLMAFPVTSIFHTFSRSYLELKQEQERIMYRRAQFLLKAKSQMSNESQGSEVLFTTLSSETRDNE; encoded by the exons ATGACTCTTATGCCTGGAGAGAACTCCGACTATGACTATAGTGCCCTGAGCTGTACTTCAGATGCTTCCTTCAACCACACGTTCTTTCCAGAATCTGAAACCCTCAAGGGAGTGTTTTACCAAAGAGCCAGGCTAATCCACCCTCAGGAGGATCTCCTCAAAGGCTTCCACCCCGACGACCGCAAGCGTCACATCATCATCAACGTGGGCGGCATCAAGTACCTGCTCCCCTGGACCACGCTCGACGAGTTCCCCCTGACACGTCTGGGACAGCTCAAGTTCTGCACGAATTTTGACGACATTCTGAACATCTGTGACGATTATGATGTGACGTGCAACGAGTTCTTCTTCGACCGCAACCCGGGGGCGTTCAGGACGATCCTGACCTTCCTGCGGGTCGGCAAACTCCGGCTCCTGCGGGAGATGTGCGCGCTGTCcttccaggaggagctgctctacTGGGGCATTGAGGAAGACAACTTGGACTGGTGTTGTAAAAGGAGATACCTGCAAAAAATGGAGGAGCTCACAGAGATTAGTGAACGGGAGGATGACCTCCTAGAAAATGAAACAACAGGTGAAACAGTAGAGGAGACAAAAATTAGTTTGTGCATGAAAAAGTTGCAAGACATGGTGGAAAGGCCCCAGTCTGGCCTTCCTGGAAAGGTGTTTGCGtgtttgtctgttttgtttGTAACTATTACAGCAGTGAACTTATCCATCAGCACCATGCCTGAcctgagggaggaggaggaaaag GGTGAGTGTTCCCAGATGTGCTACAATATTTTCATTGTGGAGTCCGTGTGTGTGGCATGGTTCTCCCTGGAGTTCCTGCTCCGATtcatccaggccaggagcaagTTCGCGTTCCTGCGGAGGCCGCTGACGCTGATAGACATAATCGCCATCCTGCCCTACTACATCACCCTGCTGGTGGACACGGGCTCCGAGGGCTCCAAGAAGCCCAGCTCGGGCAACATCTACCTGGACAAGGTGGGGCTGGTGCTGCGGATCCTGCGGGCGCTGCGCATCCTGTACGTGATGCGGCTGGCGCGGCACTCGCTGGGGCTGCAGACGCTGGGGCTGACGGCGCGGCGCTGCACGCGCGAGTtcgggctgctgctgctcttcctgtgcGTGGCCATCGCGCTCTTCGCGCCCCTGCTCTACGTCATCGAGAACGAGATGGCCGACTCGCAGGAGTTCACCAGCATCCCCGCCTGCTACTGGTGGGCCGTCATCACCATGACCACCGTGGGCTACGGGGACATGGtgcccaggagcatccctgggcagGTGGTGGCCCTGAGCAGCATCCTCAGCGGCATCCTCCTCATGGCCTTCCCGGTCACCTCCATCTTCCACACCTTCTCGCGCTCCTACCTGGAGCtgaagcaggagcaggagaggatcATGTACAGGAGAGCACAGTTCTTACTGAAAGCCAAGTCGCAGATGAGCAATGAGTCACAAGGCAGCGAGGTTTTGTTCACCACTCTCTCTTCCGAGACTAGGGACAATGAGTGA